The sequence GCCGCCGGCTCGTCGCCGCCGTCGTGCCGGGGCAGCGTGACCGCCGGCAGCCGGCGGCCGACGAGCTGGCGCACCCGGCGGGCCTCGGCGGAGTCGGCGCGTGCGGTCGCGGTGAGGGCCCCGTCGCCCATCACGTGCCGGCTGCCCCAGTCCTGCAGGGCGACCAGCACCGGCAGCAGTCCCTCCCCCTTCGGGGTGAGCAGGTAGTCGTGGCGCGGCGGGTGGTCCGAGTACGCCTCCCGGCGCAGCACCCCGTGCTCGACCAGCGCGGCGAGTCGTTCGGTCAGCGCCCGGCGGCTGACCCCCAGCTCGCGCTGGAGCGCGTCGAAGCGGGTGGTGCCGCCGGCGACGTCGCGCACGATCAGGAACGTCCACCAGTCGCCCAGCACGCCGAGGGCCTGGGCGATGCCGCAGTCGGCGTCGGCGAGGTCCGTCCGCCTCATCCCACCCACCCCCTCGCTCGGTCCGCCGTCGACTATAGTCCGTTCCAGATTGGAACTCACTGGCTCGGGGACGGGGGTTGACGGTCATGACCGTCGAGCAGGGAGCCGGAGTGTTCTGGCGCTGGTGGGCCGCCGGCACGACCAGCCTGGTCGGGTCGGCGGTCGGCGGGGTGGCGCTGCCGCTGACCGCGCTGACCGTGCTGGACGCGACCGCCTTCGAGATGGGCCTGGTCGCCGCCGCCGGCTACGTGGCCTGGCTGGTGATCGGGCTGCCCGCCGGGGTCATCGTGCAGCGGTTGCCGCTGCGCGGCGCGCAGGTCGGCGCCGACCTGGCCCGCGCCGTCGCGGTGGCGTCCATCCCGCTGGCCTGGTGGTGGGGATGGCTGACCGTCGCCCAACTGGTCGTGGTGGCGCTGGTGGTCAGCTTCGCCAACGTGCTCTTCGACGTCGCCAACTCCACCTTCCTGCCGGCCATCGTCGGCCGCGAGCAGCTGCACGCCCGCAACAGCCTGACCTCGGCCACGCACGCCGCCACCCAGCTCAGCGGTCCCGCGCTGGGCGGGCTCGCGGTGCAGGCCCTCGGCGCGGTGCCGACGGTGCTGGTCGACGCGGCCAGCTACCTCGTCTCCGCGGCGCTGCTGCGCTCGCTGCCGGCCCGCCGCGCGGACGCACCCGACCGGTGGCCCCCGATCCGCCAGATGATCGGCGAGGGCTGGCGGTACGTGACCCGCCACCCGGTGATGGGCCCGACCATGTGGACCGCCACCGCGGTGAACTTCGTCTGCGGGGCGCAGCTCGCGGTCTACCCGCTCTACCTCGTCCGCGAGCTGCACGCCCCGGCCGTGCTGGTCGGCGTGCTGCTCGCCGTGGAGGGCGTCGGGTCGCTGGTGGGCGCCGCGCTGACCCCCTGGATCACCGGCCGGTGGGGCACCGCCCGGTCGGTCCTGGTCGCCTGCGTGGTCTCCGTCGCCGGCGCGTTCGTCGTCCCGCTCGGGGTCGGCTGGCCGGCGTACCTGGCGTTCGCCGTCGGCAACGTGGTCTTCGCCGGCAGCGTGGTGGTGCTCAGCGTGACCACCCGCACCTACCGGCAGACGGCCAGCCCGCCCGAGCTGCTCTCCCGGGTGATGGCCACCGTCCGCTTCGTCTCCTGGGGCGCGATCCCCGTCGGCGGGCTGGTCGCCGGCGCTCTCGCCGGTGTCGTCGGCGCGCGGGGCACCCTGTTCGTCTTCGCCGCCGCCGCGGTGTGCGCGCCGCTGGCCCTGCTCCGCTCGCCCGTACGCCGGCTGCGGGACTTCACCGACCTGCGGGTGGACGGCGTCGATCGCCGGGAGGTCCTCGGCGCTCGGTGACGGGGGGGGTCAGCGCAGCGGCAGGGCCGCCGCGAGCCGGCGGACCCGCTCCGGGTGGGTGAGCACGTCCACGTTGTCGACGTACTGGTCGACGGCGCCGACCGGCGGACGCCCGCGCAGCGCCGGGTCACCGATCGCGGCGCGCAACGCGGTGGCGAACCGGCCGGCGTCCAGCACCAGGAACGGCCGGCCGTGGAAGGGCCGCACCCGGGGGTCGACCGGCGCGGCGAGGCCCATGCCGTTCGTCCAGTCCGCGAGGGTCTCCAGGGCCCGGCCGAGCCCGGCCTCCCGCGCCGTCCAGCCGGCCGGCCCGAGGGCGTCGGTCAACGCGGCCACCACCGGCGGCGCCTGCGGCAGCTGGGCGAAGACGGTGCCGAGCCACTTGTCGTACGGGGGCCAGCGGCGGTGCAGCAGCAGCCCGAGGCGCATCAGGTCGCGGGCCAACCCGGCGGTGACCATTCGGCTGCCCAGCTCGTCGCCGACCTCGGCGCACCGCCCGGCCAGGTGCTCGCACTGGCCGATCCGGGTCCAGGCGGCGCTCAGAACGTGGCGCCACACGTCGTCCGGGTACCAGGCCAGCCGGGCCCGGGCAGCGCGCAGCGCCCCGCCGAGCCCGTCATGGAAGACCGCCCCGCCGGTCAGCTCGGCCAGTCGCTGGCTCGGCAGCGACAGCCAGTCCTCCGTGGTGATCCCGGCGGCCGGGTCGAAACCGAGCCGGCCCCGTAGCCAGCCGCCGAGTTCGTCCACGCCGACCCCGTGTCGGTCACCGGCCGCGTCCACCACCCCCAGGCGGGTGCCGGGACCGCCGACGAACCGGGTCGGCCAGCCCAGGAACTGCGCCGGCAGGCCGACGTCCAGCGCGGCTCGGACCGGCGCGACGTCTGCGGCGTCGGCGACGAAGAGTTGGGCCCGCGGACCCCAGTCGTGGTCGGTGGAGCGGGGCGTGTCCAGCCCGAGCAGTTCCGAGCCGCCGTCGAGCAGGCCGGCGGCATAGGCCAACCCGGGACAGCGCCGCGCCAGCAGCGGCGCGAGGATCTCATCGTGGAACCTGCGGCAGAGCGTCAGGCCGGGTACGAACGCCATGCCGGCAGTCTGCCGGTGCGGGCCCGGGCCGCCACCGGATTACCGGCCCGCCTGCCGGTCGCCGCCGATAACCTGGACCGGAGGTGACGGATGGGAAGGTGGGGACGGTGACGCAGGAGCGCGCAGCGGCACGGCGTCGCCGGATGCTCGCGGCCGGCATCCTCGCCGTGCTCGGGCTGGCGCTGCTCGGGCTCGGCCTGACCGTCGCCGACGGCGTCCTCGCCGGCGTCGAGGTGGTGCTGGCGATCGTGCTGCTGCTGGCCAGCTACGCCCTGCAGTACGTGGCCCGTCGCGAGACGCTCTACCGCCACGACGACGAGCGGTGAGCCACGGCGGGACGGCGCGGGCCCGGACCGGAGCCGACCAGGCCGGCGCGGCACGCCAGGTCCCCACCCCGTCGTAGGGCTGTGACAGGCTGTCGGGCGTGGCACAGCGACCCCCGATCCTGCTGATCGACGCGCCGAGTCTCTACTTCCGGGCCTACTTCGGCATTCCCGAGTCGGTCGCGAAGACCGAGGACGGCCAGCCGGTCAACGCCGTCCGCGGCTTCCTCGACATGCTCGCCCAACTGGTGCGCACCCGCCGCCCCGACCGGATGGTCTGCGCACTGGACCACGACTGGCGGCCGGCCTGGCGGGTGGAGCTGCTGCCGTCGTACAAGGCGCACCGGGTGGCGCCGCAGGGCGGCGAGGTGGTGCCGGACACCCTCTCCCCGCAGGTGCCGATGATCCTGGAGGTGCTGGAGGCGATCGGCATCACCGCGGTCGGCGCGACCGGCTACGAGGCCGACGACGTGCTCGGCACGCTGTCGGTGACCCAGGACGCGCCGGTGGAGGTGGTCTCCGGCGACCGCGACCTGTTCCAGCTCGTCGACGACGGGCGCGGGGTGCGGCTGCTCTACATCGGGCGGGGCGTGGCCAAGCTGGACGACTGCGACGACGCGGCGGTCCGCGCCCGCTACGGGGTGCCCGCCGACCGGTACGCCGACTTCGCCGCGCTGCGCGGCGACCCGAGCGACGGGCTGCCCGGCGTGCCCGGGGTGGGTGAGAAGACGGCCGCCCGGCTGATCGAGCGGTACGGCGGCCTCGCCGGCATCCTCGCCGCGCTGGACGAGCCCGGTTCCGGCTTCGCGCCGGGGCTGCGCACCAAGCTGGACGCGGCCCGGGGCTACCTGGCCGTCGCGCCGAAGGTGGTGGAGGTGGCCCGGGACGTACCGCTGCCGGCGCTGCCCACCGCGTTGCCGACGGCGCCCGCGCAGCCGGAACGGCTGCTGGAGCTGGCGCAGCGGTGGAACCTGGCCGGCTCCTGCCGGCGACTGGTCGACGCCCTCGCCGACCGGCCCTGACCACCGCCGGGGCGGCCGGCGGGGCGGGCCCGGACGGGCGACGGACGCCGCGGGTTCTCAGGTGGAGAAGTGGTATGCCAGCACGCCGCGGTTGACCGCGGCGATCGCCTGCCGCGCGGTGGACCGCAGGTCGGCCGAGGCGCCACCGGAGTCGGCGAGCTGACCGAGCAGGTCGACGACCTGCCGGGACCAGCGCACGAAGTCGCCGGCGGGCATCTCCCCGTCGATCTCGTGCCCGCTGGCCAGCACCTTGGCCAGGGCCTCGCCCCGGGCCCAGCGGTAGATCGGCCAGGCGAAGCCGAGGTCCGGCTCACGGGTGACGGTGAGACCCCGGCCGGCCTCGTCGGCCTCGATCTCCCCCCACAGCTTGAGCGTCTCGTCGACCGCGTCGGCGACCGGGCCGCGGGGCAGTCCGGCCCGCTCGTCGACGTCGCGGCGGGCCTCGAAGACGACCACCGAGACGGCGGCGGCCAGCTCGGCCGGGGAGAGCCCGTCCCAGACGCCCCGACGCAGGCACTCGGCGACCAGCAGGTCGGCCTCGGTCCAGATCCGGCCGAGCATCCGGCCGGCGTCGGTCACCCCGCCGTCGGCGGAGAGGTAGCCCCGGGCGGTGAGCAGCGCGACGATCCGGTCGAACGTGCGGGCCAGCGAGCCGGTCCGGCCGGCCACCCGCTGGCGCAGCTCCTCGGTGTCCTTCTCCAGCCGGCGGCTCCGCTCCGCCCAGCGGGCGTGCTCCTCCCGGTCCGGGCAGCCGTGGCAGGGGTGGTTACGCAGCTCGGTGCGGAGCTGGCTGAGCCGGTGGTCCTCGCCGGCGGCCTGCCGGGAGCGGCCGCCGCGGCGACCGCCGTGCCGGTCCAGGCCGGTGCCGCTGACCTCGGCGGCGAGGTCGCGCCGGGCGCCCGGGGAGCGGTGGTTGAAGTTCTTGGGCACCCGGATGCGGGCGAGCACCTCCGCCGGGGTGGTGAAGTCGCCGGGGCTGACCCGGCCGGCCCAGCGGTCCTGGGTGAGCACCAGCGGGCGCGGCTCGCCGAAGCCGCCGGTGGCCGGGTCGAGGACGACGGCGAGCCCGGCCCGCCGGCCCGCCGGCACCCGGATCACGTCGCCGACCCGCAGCCGCTCCAGGGAGGCGACCGCCGCCGCCTTGCGCTGGGTCTGCCCCTGCCGGGCGATGGCCCGCTCGCGGTCGGCGATCGCCACCCGCAGCGCGAAGTACTCGTCGAAGTCGCCGTGGTGGCAGGCGGCCTCCACGCCGTACGCCTCGATGGTCTCGGTGTTGCGCTGCACCTGCCGGGCCAGGCCGACCACCGACCGGTCCGCCTGGAACTGCGCGAACGACGACTCCAGCAGCGCCCGGGCGGGCTCCGCGCCCACCGTGCCGACCAGGTTGACCGCCATGTTGTACGACGGCCGGAAGCTGGAGCGCAGCGGGTACGTCCGGGTGGAGGCGAGACCGGCGACGTGCCGCGGGTCGGTCTCCGGGGACCACACCACGACGGCGTGCCCCTCGACGTCGATGCCGCGCCGGCCGGCCCGGCCGGTGAGCTGCGTGTACTCCCCCGGCGTCAGGTCGACGTGCGCCTCGCCGTTGAACTTGACCAGCCGTTCCAGCACCACGCAGCGGGCCGGCATGTTGATGCCCAGCGCGAGGGTCTCGGTGGCGAAGACCGCCTTGACCAGGCCGCGGACGAACAGCTCCTCGACGACCTCCTTGAACACCGGCAGCATGCCGGCGTGGTGCGCGGCCAGGCCGCGCTCCAGCCCGTCCAGCCACTCCCAGTAGCCCAGCACCGTCAGGTCCTCGCCGGGGATGGCGGTGACCCGGGACTCGACCACCCGGCGGATCTCGGCGCGCTCCTCGGGCGAGGTGAGGCGCAGCCCGGCGGCGAGGCACTGCTGCACGGCGGCGGCGCAGCCGGCGCGGCTGAAGATGAACAGGATCGCCGGGAGCAGCCCTTCGCGGTCGAGCCGGTCGACGATGTCCGGCCGCATCGGACCGCGCCAGCGGGGACCGCGCCGGCCGGCCCCGGGGCCGGCGCTGCGCCCCTCGCCCAGCTCCAGGCGGCGCACCGTGTCGCGGGTGTAGCGCAGCAGCTCCGGGTGCACGTCGTGCTTGCGGGCCGCGTCCGCGTCGTGGAACAGGTCGAACATCCGCTTGCCGACCAGCATGTGCTGCCACAGCGGCACCGGCCGGTGCTCGCTGACCACCACCGCGGTCTCGCCGCGCACGGTGACCAGCCAGTCGGCGAACTCCTCGGCGTTGGAGACGGTGGCCGACAGCGAGACCAGGGTGACCGAGGCGGGCAGGTGGATGATCACCTCTTCCCAGACCCCGCCGCGGAACCGGTCGGCGAGGTAGTGCACCTCGTCCATCACCACGTAGGCCAGGCCTTCCAGGGTGGCCGAGCCGGCGTAGAGCATGTTGCGCAGCACCTCGGTGGTCATCACCACCACGGGGGCGTCGCCGTTGATCGCGTTGTCGCCGGTGAGCAGGCCGACCTGCTCCGCGCCGTACCGGTCGACGAGGTCGTGGTACTTCTGGTTGGACAGCGCCTTGATCGGCGTGGTGTAGAAGCACTTGCGCCGGGCGGGCGGCTGCTCGCCGCCGTCGGCCGCCGGCGGCCGCGCGGGCGTCCCCCGCAGGGCCAGGTGTACGGCGAACTCGCCGACCACGGTCTTGCCGGCGCCGGTCGGAGCGCAGACGAGTACGCCGCTTCCCCGTTCCAGGGCCTGGCACGCCTCGCGCTGGAAGTCGTCGAGATCGAACCCCAGATCGAGGGCGAACTCGTCCAGCGCCGGGAACTGAGAGGCCTGCGCGGCCCGGCGGCGCGCCGCGGCGTACCGCTCTGCGGGGCTCGACATGTCCTCAAGATTAGTGCGTACTCCGCACGGCTACCTGGCAAGGCCGTCCGGTGGGGTGGTCGGCGGGGGTCGGTAGGGTGCACGACGTGCCGGATCATGCCCAACCGCCCCATGTCCCGAGCGGCGCCGACGACGCCGTCCGCCCGGGTCCGCCCCGCCGCGCCGTGGAGGCGGTCCTGTTCGACTTCCACGGCACCCTGGCCCAGGTGGAGGAGCCCCGCGAGTGGGTACTCCAGGCGGCTGCCGCCTGCGGGGTGACGCTGGAGCGGATGCGGGCCACCGCGCTGGCCGACCGGCTGCTGACCGCGGGTCGGGCGGGCGGGCCGATGCCGGCGCGGGTGCCGCCGCGGCTGGCCGAGCTCTGGGCCGACCGGGACCTCTACCCGTACGCGCACCGGGGGGCCTACACCGGGCTGGCCGAGACGGTGGACGCCGGCATCGAGGGCTTCGCCGAGGCGCTCTACGAGCGGCTGCTGGTCCCGGAGGGCTGGGTGCCCTATCCGGGCGTCGAGGCCACCCTGGGCGCGCTGCACAAGGCGGGGGTGAAGGTGGCGGTGGTGAGCAACATCGGCTTCGACCTCCGGCCGCTCTTCGCCGCCTGGGGTCTCGACGGGCTGATCGACGCGTACGCCCTGTCGTACGAGGTGGGGCGCTGCAAGCCGGACCCGGGGATCTTCCTGCGCGCCTGCGGGATGCTGGGCGTGGACCCGGAGCGGACGCTGATGGTGGGCGACACCCCGGCCGACGCCGGCGCGGTCAACGCCGGCTGCTCGGTGCTGGTGCTGCCCTGCGCCGATCCGGGCCGGGAGAACGGCCTCGGCGCCGTGCTCGACCTGGCGCTGCGCGACTGACCTGCGGCGATATATCAGCGCTAACAGGGTCTTGATAATCACGTTAGCATCGGCCGCTAACGCCGAGAGGTTATCGTCGCTATCGTGACCGAGACGTCGGCCCGGGACCGGATCGTGCGGGCCGCCGCCGCGCTGCTCGCCGAGGGCGGTCGGGCGGCGGTCTCCACCCGCGCGGTGAGCCGCGCCGCCGGGGTGCAGGCCCCCACCATCTACCGCCAGTTCGGCGACCTGCGCGGCCTGCTCGACGCCGCCGCCAGCTACGGCTTCGCCGCGCACCTGCACGCGCAGGCCGCCCGCGAGCCGGCCGACGACCCGGTGGACGACCTGCGCCGGGGCTGGGACATGCACGTCGGGTTCGGCGTGGCCAACCCGGCCTTCCACACCCTGATGTACGGCGATCCGCGCCCCGGTGCGCGCCCCACCGCCGCCCGGGTGGCCGCCGACATCTTCCGCCAGCTCGTCGTGCGGGTGGCCGAGTCGGGGCGGCTGCGCGTCGACGTGGACCGGGCGGCCGAGATGGTCCACGCGGCCAGCT comes from Micromonospora purpureochromogenes and encodes:
- a CDS encoding MFS transporter; the encoded protein is MTVEQGAGVFWRWWAAGTTSLVGSAVGGVALPLTALTVLDATAFEMGLVAAAGYVAWLVIGLPAGVIVQRLPLRGAQVGADLARAVAVASIPLAWWWGWLTVAQLVVVALVVSFANVLFDVANSTFLPAIVGREQLHARNSLTSATHAATQLSGPALGGLAVQALGAVPTVLVDAASYLVSAALLRSLPARRADAPDRWPPIRQMIGEGWRYVTRHPVMGPTMWTATAVNFVCGAQLAVYPLYLVRELHAPAVLVGVLLAVEGVGSLVGAALTPWITGRWGTARSVLVACVVSVAGAFVVPLGVGWPAYLAFAVGNVVFAGSVVVLSVTTRTYRQTASPPELLSRVMATVRFVSWGAIPVGGLVAGALAGVVGARGTLFVFAAAAVCAPLALLRSPVRRLRDFTDLRVDGVDRREVLGAR
- a CDS encoding TetR/AcrR family transcriptional regulator, giving the protein MTETSARDRIVRAAAALLAEGGRAAVSTRAVSRAAGVQAPTIYRQFGDLRGLLDAAASYGFAAHLHAQAAREPADDPVDDLRRGWDMHVGFGVANPAFHTLMYGDPRPGARPTAARVAADIFRQLVVRVAESGRLRVDVDRAAEMVHAASCGVTLTLIQGGDPGLSVATREAVVTATCADSPAARAVRPPDRPVRHAVALRAALPQLAGDLTPAERALLAEWLDRLAGADRPA
- a CDS encoding DUF4037 domain-containing protein, coding for MAFVPGLTLCRRFHDEILAPLLARRCPGLAYAAGLLDGGSELLGLDTPRSTDHDWGPRAQLFVADAADVAPVRAALDVGLPAQFLGWPTRFVGGPGTRLGVVDAAGDRHGVGVDELGGWLRGRLGFDPAAGITTEDWLSLPSQRLAELTGGAVFHDGLGGALRAARARLAWYPDDVWRHVLSAAWTRIGQCEHLAGRCAEVGDELGSRMVTAGLARDLMRLGLLLHRRWPPYDKWLGTVFAQLPQAPPVVAALTDALGPAGWTAREAGLGRALETLADWTNGMGLAAPVDPRVRPFHGRPFLVLDAGRFATALRAAIGDPALRGRPPVGAVDQYVDNVDVLTHPERVRRLAAALPLR
- a CDS encoding DEAD/DEAH box helicase, producing MSSPAERYAAARRRAAQASQFPALDEFALDLGFDLDDFQREACQALERGSGVLVCAPTGAGKTVVGEFAVHLALRGTPARPPAADGGEQPPARRKCFYTTPIKALSNQKYHDLVDRYGAEQVGLLTGDNAINGDAPVVVMTTEVLRNMLYAGSATLEGLAYVVMDEVHYLADRFRGGVWEEVIIHLPASVTLVSLSATVSNAEEFADWLVTVRGETAVVVSEHRPVPLWQHMLVGKRMFDLFHDADAARKHDVHPELLRYTRDTVRRLELGEGRSAGPGAGRRGPRWRGPMRPDIVDRLDREGLLPAILFIFSRAGCAAAVQQCLAAGLRLTSPEERAEIRRVVESRVTAIPGEDLTVLGYWEWLDGLERGLAAHHAGMLPVFKEVVEELFVRGLVKAVFATETLALGINMPARCVVLERLVKFNGEAHVDLTPGEYTQLTGRAGRRGIDVEGHAVVVWSPETDPRHVAGLASTRTYPLRSSFRPSYNMAVNLVGTVGAEPARALLESSFAQFQADRSVVGLARQVQRNTETIEAYGVEAACHHGDFDEYFALRVAIADRERAIARQGQTQRKAAAVASLERLRVGDVIRVPAGRRAGLAVVLDPATGGFGEPRPLVLTQDRWAGRVSPGDFTTPAEVLARIRVPKNFNHRSPGARRDLAAEVSGTGLDRHGGRRGGRSRQAAGEDHRLSQLRTELRNHPCHGCPDREEHARWAERSRRLEKDTEELRQRVAGRTGSLARTFDRIVALLTARGYLSADGGVTDAGRMLGRIWTEADLLVAECLRRGVWDGLSPAELAAAVSVVVFEARRDVDERAGLPRGPVADAVDETLKLWGEIEADEAGRGLTVTREPDLGFAWPIYRWARGEALAKVLASGHEIDGEMPAGDFVRWSRQVVDLLGQLADSGGASADLRSTARQAIAAVNRGVLAYHFST
- a CDS encoding HAD family hydrolase translates to MEAVLFDFHGTLAQVEEPREWVLQAAAACGVTLERMRATALADRLLTAGRAGGPMPARVPPRLAELWADRDLYPYAHRGAYTGLAETVDAGIEGFAEALYERLLVPEGWVPYPGVEATLGALHKAGVKVAVVSNIGFDLRPLFAAWGLDGLIDAYALSYEVGRCKPDPGIFLRACGMLGVDPERTLMVGDTPADAGAVNAGCSVLVLPCADPGRENGLGAVLDLALRD
- a CDS encoding 5'-3' exonuclease — encoded protein: MAQRPPILLIDAPSLYFRAYFGIPESVAKTEDGQPVNAVRGFLDMLAQLVRTRRPDRMVCALDHDWRPAWRVELLPSYKAHRVAPQGGEVVPDTLSPQVPMILEVLEAIGITAVGATGYEADDVLGTLSVTQDAPVEVVSGDRDLFQLVDDGRGVRLLYIGRGVAKLDDCDDAAVRARYGVPADRYADFAALRGDPSDGLPGVPGVGEKTAARLIERYGGLAGILAALDEPGSGFAPGLRTKLDAARGYLAVAPKVVEVARDVPLPALPTALPTAPAQPERLLELAQRWNLAGSCRRLVDALADRP